One genomic segment of Gossypium arboreum isolate Shixiya-1 chromosome 3, ASM2569848v2, whole genome shotgun sequence includes these proteins:
- the LOC108476439 gene encoding UV-B-induced protein At3g17800, chloroplastic-like, translated as MDAATVVGSSMSLHRTSCSAARSALLAANGPLFPRFAANPRPSFPIKLYSSVSYSKSRNRRVGLGGRRGMVVKASSSPDSAEPNAQIAPLRMESPIGQFLSQILISHPHLVPAAVEQQLEQLQSDRDTDEKKEEPSASGTDLVLYRRIAEVKANERKRALEEILYALVVQKFMDANISLVPAITSSADPSGRVDTWPSQEDKLEQLHSAEAHEMIQNHLALILGNRLGDSTSVAQISKLRVGQVYAASVMYGYFLRRVDQRFQLEKTMKVLPSASDGDKSSIEQTVGDDTRPSGLGDSYQAASSHAEVSSWSGGISPGGFGSGIKPSRLRTYVMSFDGETLQRYASIRSKEAVGIIEKHTEALFGRPEIAITPQGTVDSSNDELIKISFGGLKRLVLEAVTFGSFLWDVESFVDSRYHFVMN; from the exons ATGGACGCAGCCACTGTGGTTGGATCTTCTATGTCTCTACATCGAACTTCATGCTCCGCTGCTAGATCCGCCCTATTAGCTGCCAATGGCCCACTTTTTCCACGTTTCGCTGCCAACCCTCGCCCCTCCTTCCCTATCAAG CTTTATTCTTCAGTTTCGTATTCAAAATCACGGAATAGGAGAGTGGGTTTGGGGGGTAGGAGAGGCATGGTGGTAAAGGCGTCTTCATCTCCTGACTCAGCTGAACCCAATGCTCAAATTGCGCCACTTCGGATGGAATCTCCAATTGGTCAGTTTTTGTCCCAAATCTTGATAAGTCATCCTCATCTTGTTCCTGCTGCAGTTGAGCAGCAGCTTGAACAACTTCAAAGTGACCGTGATACTGATGAAAAGAAGGAAGAGCCGTCTGCTTCAGGCACGGATTTAGTATTGTATAG GAGAATTGCTGAGGTTAAAGCTAATGAGCGGAAAAGGGCATTAGAAGAGATTCTCTATGCATTGGTTGTACAAAAGTTTATGGATGCCAATATTTCCTTGGTTCCTGCTATAACTTCTTCTGCAGATCCTTCAGGTCGAGTGGACACATGGCCTAGCCAAGAAGATAAGCTTGAGCAGCTCCACTCAGCTGAGGCCCATGAGATGATTCAAAACCACCTAGCACTCATCCTGGGAAATCGATTGGGTGATTCAACATCTGTAGCACAGATAAGTAAACTCAGGGTTGGGCAGGTCTATGCTGCGTCGGTGATGTATGGATACTTTCTGAGGCGGGTTGACCAGCGATTTCAGCTTGAGAAGACAATGAAAGTCCTTCCAAGTGCTTCAGATGGTGACAAAAGTAGCATTGAGCAAACTGTGGGGGATGACACAAGACCTTCTGGTCTAGGGGACTCCTATCAAGCTGCTTCATCACACGCTGAAGTCTCATCATGGTCTGGTGGGATCAGTCCTGGAGGTTTTGGTAGTGGGATAAAGCCCTCTCGACTAAGGACTTATGTTATGTCCTTCGATGGGGAGACACTTCAGAGATACGCTTCAATTAGATCAAAAGAAGCTGTTGGCATTATAGAGAAGCACACAGAGGCTCTATTTGGAAGACCTGAGATTGCTATAACTCCTCAAGGGACCGTTGATTCATCCAATGATGAGCTTATTAAGATTAGCTTTGGCGGTTTGAAGAGACTTGTTTTGGAGGCTGTTACCTTTGGTTCTTTTCTATGGGATGTTGAAAGCTTCGTGGACTCAAGGTACCACTTTGTTATGAATTAA